The following are from one region of the Streptomyces rubrogriseus genome:
- a CDS encoding L-aspartate oxidase, which yields MPLTEQRLSTTVLVIGTGGSGLRAAIELAEAGVDVIAVGKRPKEDTHTSLAAGGINAALATMDPEDSWQQHAADTLKESYLLGDPRTAEIVTQGAALGIDDLERYGMAFAREGDGRISQRFFGAHKFRRTAFAGDYTGLEIQRTLIRRAVQLDIPVLDSVYITRLLVHDGAVFGAYGFDLTNGTRHLVHADAVILAAGGHTRIWRRTSSRRDENTGDSFRLAVEAGARLRDPELVQFHPSGIIEPENAAGTLVSEAARGEGGILRNALGERYMNRYDPERMELSTRDRVALASYTEIKEGRGTANGGVWLDVSHLPRQTIMNRLPRVYQTLLDLQMLDITREPIEVAPTAHYSMGGVWVRPEDHSTDVRGLYAIGEAASGLHGANRLGGNSLIELLVYGRITGRAAAAYSASLTAQPRSATAVAEARAEVDELLAADGPENVRALQRAIRNTMTEHAGVVRDEEGLRTGLAELDAIEKRMQNVGVHPDIAGFQDLAHAFDLKSAALAARATLEAALERRETRGCHNRSDFPDMDPAFRVNLVWSPTTGITHEHIPDVPAEIASLMADVSTEGKLVE from the coding sequence GTGCCTCTCACCGAACAACGTCTTTCCACCACTGTGCTGGTGATCGGTACCGGCGGTTCCGGCCTGCGGGCGGCGATCGAGCTGGCCGAGGCCGGCGTCGACGTCATCGCCGTCGGCAAGCGTCCCAAGGAGGACACCCACACGTCCCTGGCGGCCGGTGGCATCAACGCGGCCCTGGCCACGATGGACCCCGAGGACTCCTGGCAGCAGCACGCCGCGGACACCCTCAAGGAGAGCTATCTGCTCGGCGACCCCCGTACGGCGGAGATCGTCACCCAGGGCGCGGCCCTGGGCATCGACGACCTGGAGCGGTACGGCATGGCCTTCGCCCGCGAAGGGGACGGCCGTATCTCGCAGCGCTTCTTCGGTGCCCACAAGTTCCGCCGTACCGCCTTCGCCGGCGACTACACCGGCCTGGAGATCCAGCGCACCCTGATCCGGCGCGCGGTCCAGTTGGACATCCCGGTACTCGACAGCGTCTACATCACGCGCCTGCTGGTCCACGACGGTGCCGTCTTCGGGGCCTACGGCTTCGACCTGACCAACGGCACCCGCCACCTCGTCCACGCGGACGCCGTGATCCTCGCGGCCGGCGGGCACACGCGCATCTGGCGCCGCACCTCGTCGCGCCGGGACGAGAACACCGGCGACTCCTTCCGCCTTGCCGTCGAGGCCGGGGCCCGGCTGCGCGACCCCGAGCTGGTGCAGTTCCACCCGTCCGGCATCATCGAACCGGAGAACGCCGCGGGCACCCTGGTCAGCGAGGCCGCCCGCGGTGAGGGCGGCATCCTGCGCAACGCCCTCGGCGAGCGGTACATGAACCGCTACGACCCCGAGCGCATGGAACTGTCCACGCGCGACCGGGTGGCCCTCGCCTCGTACACCGAGATCAAGGAGGGCCGGGGCACCGCGAACGGCGGGGTCTGGCTCGACGTCTCCCACCTGCCCCGCCAGACGATCATGAACCGGCTGCCCCGGGTCTACCAGACGCTCCTCGACCTGCAGATGCTCGACATCACCCGTGAACCCATCGAGGTGGCCCCGACGGCCCACTACTCGATGGGCGGCGTCTGGGTCCGTCCCGAGGACCACAGCACCGACGTCCGCGGTCTGTACGCCATCGGTGAGGCCGCCAGCGGTCTGCACGGCGCCAACCGCCTCGGCGGCAACAGCCTGATCGAACTCCTCGTCTACGGCCGTATCACCGGCCGGGCCGCGGCGGCCTACTCGGCGTCCCTCACCGCGCAGCCCCGTTCCGCGACCGCCGTGGCCGAGGCGCGCGCCGAGGTCGACGAGCTGCTGGCCGCGGACGGCCCCGAGAACGTCCGGGCGCTCCAGCGCGCGATCCGCAACACGATGACCGAGCACGCCGGCGTGGTCCGGGACGAAGAGGGCCTGCGCACCGGACTGGCGGAGCTGGACGCCATCGAGAAGCGCATGCAGAACGTCGGCGTCCATCCCGACATCGCCGGTTTCCAGGACCTCGCCCATGCCTTCGACCTCAAGTCGGCCGCCCTGGCGGCCCGCGCCACCCTCGAAGCGGCACTGGAGCGCCGGGAGACCCGTGGTTGCCACAACCGCAGCGACTTCCCCGACATGGACCCCGCCTTCCGCGTCAACCTGGTCTGGTCGCCGACGACCGGAATCACCCACGAGCACATTCCCGACGTCCCGGCCGAGATCGCTTCTCTTATGGCGGACGTGTCCACCGAGGGAAAGCTCGTCGAGTAA
- a CDS encoding SDR family oxidoreductase produces MKVVVIGGTGLIGSKLVAKLNEHGHEAVPAAPNTGVNTLTGEGLAEVLTGASVVIDVSNSPSFADDAVMEFFRTSTTNLLKAEANAGVTHHVALSVVGTERLQESGYFRAKQVQEGLIKDSGIPYSIVHATQFFEFMKGIAESATDGDTVRLAPVKIRPIFSDDVAAAVGRTAVGTPVGGVVEVAGPEEFQLDELIRKGLAAKKDPRQVVTDVHARYFGAELKETTLLPGPEAHIAETRFADWLAQQR; encoded by the coding sequence ATGAAGGTCGTAGTCATCGGCGGTACCGGACTGATCGGTTCCAAGCTGGTCGCCAAGCTCAACGAACACGGTCACGAGGCCGTGCCGGCCGCTCCCAACACCGGTGTCAACACGCTCACGGGCGAGGGCCTGGCCGAGGTCCTGACCGGCGCCTCCGTCGTGATCGACGTCTCCAACTCGCCCTCCTTCGCGGACGACGCCGTCATGGAGTTCTTCCGCACCTCCACCACCAACCTGCTCAAGGCGGAGGCGAACGCCGGTGTGACCCACCATGTGGCGCTCTCCGTGGTCGGCACGGAGCGGCTCCAGGAGAGCGGCTACTTCCGCGCCAAGCAGGTGCAGGAGGGCCTGATCAAGGACTCGGGCATCCCGTACTCGATCGTGCACGCCACGCAGTTCTTCGAGTTCATGAAGGGCATCGCCGAGTCGGCGACCGACGGCGACACCGTCCGGCTGGCCCCGGTCAAGATCCGGCCCATCTTCTCCGACGACGTGGCCGCCGCCGTCGGCCGTACCGCGGTCGGCACCCCCGTGGGCGGTGTGGTGGAGGTCGCCGGCCCCGAGGAGTTCCAGCTCGACGAGCTGATCCGCAAGGGGCTGGCCGCCAAGAAGGACCCGCGCCAGGTCGTGACCGACGTGCACGCCCGGTACTTCGGCGCGGAGCTGAAGGAGACCACGCTGCTCCCCGGTCCGGAGGCGCACATCGCCGAGACCCGGTTCGCCGACTGGCTCGCGCAGCAGCGCTGA
- a CDS encoding YceI family protein translates to MIQRDNATTPALGAHPAVTGAYTIDPVHSTIGFSVRHAMITNVRGRFDRFEGLLVLDGSAPSRSRAYVSVQTDSLDTGAADRDAHLAGPDFFDSATFPLMTFHSTGIVPLGDDEFRLAGSLRIKDIELPLDIDVVFGGAGDDAFGNHRVGFAGSATLRRSDWGLAWNTPLDTGGVLISDKVTLTLDISAIRTVQEAAA, encoded by the coding sequence ATGATTCAACGCGACAACGCCACCACCCCGGCTCTCGGTGCGCACCCGGCCGTGACCGGTGCCTACACCATCGACCCGGTCCACAGCACGATCGGTTTCTCCGTCCGGCACGCCATGATCACCAATGTGCGCGGCCGGTTCGACCGCTTCGAAGGTCTTCTCGTGCTCGACGGCTCCGCCCCGTCCCGTTCCAGGGCGTACGTGAGCGTCCAGACCGACAGCTTGGACACGGGCGCGGCGGACCGCGACGCCCACCTCGCGGGTCCAGACTTCTTCGACTCCGCGACGTTTCCCCTGATGACCTTTCACTCCACCGGCATCGTCCCGCTCGGCGACGACGAGTTCCGCCTCGCGGGCAGCCTGCGCATCAAGGACATCGAACTGCCCCTGGACATCGACGTCGTCTTCGGCGGGGCCGGTGACGACGCCTTCGGCAACCACCGAGTCGGCTTCGCGGGCTCCGCCACCCTGCGGCGTTCGGACTGGGGGCTGGCCTGGAACACACCGCTCGACACGGGGGGTGTGCTCATCAGCGACAAGGTGACGCTGACCCTGGACATCTCGGCCATACGGACAGTGCAGGAGGCGGCGGCCTGA
- a CDS encoding WhiB family transcriptional regulator, with protein sequence MDWRVRGLCLTEDPDLFFPIGGLNSGPAAIQTDEAKAVCRHCPVTRQCLAWAVDVGPVEGIWGGTTEGERRALRRRAVRASRPTERAA encoded by the coding sequence ATGGACTGGCGTGTAAGGGGCCTCTGCTTGACCGAGGACCCCGATCTCTTCTTCCCGATCGGCGGTCTCAACAGTGGGCCGGCCGCGATACAGACGGATGAGGCGAAGGCGGTCTGCCGCCATTGCCCCGTCACCCGGCAGTGCCTGGCCTGGGCCGTCGATGTCGGGCCGGTCGAGGGGATCTGGGGAGGCACCACGGAAGGGGAGCGCCGCGCCCTGCGACGGCGCGCGGTGCGCGCGTCGCGTCCCACGGAGCGCGCCGCCTGA
- a CDS encoding RNA polymerase sigma-70 factor, protein MHPEASPVEGDLSEAVSVFVELRPRLFGIAYRVLGSAVEAEDVVQEVWLRWQRTDRTLVISPVAFLSSTTTRLAINVAQSARVRRETYIGPWLPEPVDTSNDPEVGAERAEALELALLLVLQRLSPTERAAYVLREAFDYAYPDIARILGLSPVNVRKIVSRARKHLTEDQRDSVDAAEHRTLLQTFVAAARQGDVAGLEALLTPDAVSLSDGNGIRGAARVPVLGRARVANLSTAHPRFWPTVEAEPVEANGRGGILIHRDGRPATFMTVAATSRGIHQVMWVFNPAKIAAFLGSRTRHRSASALCV, encoded by the coding sequence ATGCACCCAGAGGCGTCCCCCGTGGAAGGCGACCTGAGCGAGGCCGTTTCCGTCTTCGTCGAACTCCGGCCCCGCCTCTTCGGCATCGCCTACCGCGTGCTGGGCAGCGCGGTGGAGGCCGAGGACGTCGTCCAGGAGGTGTGGCTGCGCTGGCAGCGCACCGACCGCACCCTCGTGATCAGCCCCGTGGCGTTCCTGTCGAGCACCACCACCCGGCTGGCCATCAACGTGGCCCAGTCCGCCCGCGTCCGCCGCGAGACCTACATCGGCCCGTGGCTGCCGGAGCCCGTCGACACCAGCAACGACCCCGAGGTCGGTGCCGAGCGGGCGGAGGCACTGGAACTCGCCCTGCTCCTGGTGCTGCAGAGGCTCTCCCCGACCGAGCGCGCCGCCTACGTCCTGCGGGAGGCCTTCGACTACGCCTACCCCGACATCGCGCGCATCCTGGGTCTCAGCCCCGTCAACGTCCGCAAGATCGTGAGCCGGGCCCGCAAACACCTCACCGAAGACCAGCGGGACAGCGTCGACGCCGCCGAGCACCGGACGCTGCTCCAGACGTTCGTCGCCGCCGCCCGGCAGGGTGACGTCGCAGGCCTGGAGGCACTGCTCACCCCGGACGCGGTCAGTCTGTCCGACGGCAACGGAATCCGGGGAGCGGCGCGGGTGCCCGTCCTGGGGCGTGCCCGCGTGGCGAACCTGTCCACCGCGCACCCGCGGTTCTGGCCGACGGTCGAGGCCGAACCGGTCGAGGCCAACGGCCGCGGCGGCATCCTGATCCACCGGGACGGCCGGCCCGCCACCTTCATGACGGTCGCGGCCACGTCCCGTGGCATTCACCAGGTGATGTGGGTCTTCAACCCGGCCAAGATCGCCGCCTTCCTGGGCTCCCGCACCCGTCACCGTTCCGCGTCCGCCCTCTGCGTCTGA